A window of Polyodon spathula isolate WHYD16114869_AA chromosome 30, ASM1765450v1, whole genome shotgun sequence contains these coding sequences:
- the klhl15 gene encoding kelch-like protein 15 → MAGDVEVFNSSVHDTSVSSGFRALYEERLLLDVTLVIEDHHFQAHKALLATQSDYFRIMFTADMRERDQDKIHLKGLTATGFSRVLQFMYYGTIELGMATVHEILQAAMYVQLTEVVEFSCSFLLAKICLDNCAEIMRLLDDFSVNIEGVREQLDAFLLENFAPLMTRPDFLSYLSFEKLMAYLDNDQLSRFPEIELYEAVQAWLRHDRRRWRHTDSIIQNVRFCLMTPSNVFEKVKTSEFYRYSRQLRHEVDQALNYFHSINQQPLMEMKSNRIRSLKPQTAVFRGMIGHSMVNSKILLLHKPKVWWELEGPQVPLRPDCLAIVNNFVFLLGGEELGPDGEFHASSKVFRYDPRQNSWLRMTDMSVPRSEFAVGVIGKFIYAVAGRTRDETFYSTERYDITEDKWEFVDPYPVNKYGHEGTVLNSKLYITGGITSSSTSKQVCVFDPSKEAALEHRTRRTQVLTNCWENKSKMNYARCFHKMISYNGKLYVFGGVCVILRASFESQGCPSTEVYNPETDEWTILASMPIGRSGHGVAVLDRQIMVLGGLCYNGHYSDSILTFDPEDNKWKEDEYPRMPCKLDGLQVCSLHFPDYVLEHMRRCS, encoded by the exons ATGGCAGGGGACGTGGAAGTGTTTAACTCCTCGGTTCATGACACTAGCGTCTCGTCGGGCTTCAGGGCGCTGTACGAGGAGAGGCTGCTTCTCGACGTCACCCTTGTCATTGAGGACCACCACTTCCAGGCTCACAAAGCCCTGCTGGCCACGCAGAGCGACTACTTCCGCATCATGTTCACAGCCGACATGCGGGAGCGCGACCAGGACAAGATCCACCTGAAGGGGCTGACGGCCACAGGCTTCAGCCGCGTGCTACAGTTCATGTACTACGGCACCATCGAGCTGGGCATGGCCACGGTCCACGAGATCCTGCAGGCCGCCATGTACGTGCAGCTCACAGAGGTGGTTGAGTTCAGCTGCTCCTTCCTTCTGGCCAAGATCTGCCTGGACAACTGCGCCGAGATCATGCGGCTGCTGGACGACTTCAGCGTGAACATCGAGGGCGTGAGGGAGCAGCTCGACGCCTTCCTGCTGGAGAACTTCGCTCCGCTCATGACCCGGCCGGACTTCCTGTCCTACCTGAGCTTTGAGAAGCTGATGGCGTACCTGGACAATGACCAGCTGAGCCGCTTCCCCGAGATCGAGCTGTACGAGGCCGTGCAGGCCTGGCTCAGGCACGACCGCCGCCGCTGGAGACACACGGACTCCATCATCCAGAACGTGCGCTTCTGCCTCATGACACCTTCCAACGTCTTCGAGAAG GTAAAGACATCTGAGTTTTACCGCTACTCCAGGCAGCTCCGGCACGAGGTGGACCAGGCCCTGAACTATTTCCACAGCATCAACCAGCAGCCTCTGATGGAGATGAAGTCAAACCGCATCCGCTCCCTGAAGCCCCAGACGGCCGTGTTCCGGGGCATGATCGGCCACAGCATGGTGAACAGCAAGATCTTGCTGCTGCACAAGCCCAAGGTGTGGTGGGAGCTGGAGGGGCCACAGGTGCCCCTGAGGCCGGACTGCCTGGCCATTGTCAACAACTTTGTGTTCCTGCTGGGCGGCGAGGAGCTGGGCCCGGACGGGGAGTTCCATGCCTCCTCGAAGGTGTTCCGCTACGACCCACGGCAGAACTCCTGGTTGAGGATGACCGACATGTCTGTGCCACGCTCAGAGTTCGCGGTGGGCGTGATCGGGAAGTTCATCTACGCGGTGGCGGGCCGGACGCGGGACGAGACCTTCTACTCCACAGAGCGCTACGACATCACGGAGGACAAGTGGGAGTTTGTGGACCCGTATCCCGTCAACAAGTACGGCCACGAGGGCACCGTGCTCAACAGCAAACTGTACATCACCGGGGGCatcacctcctcctccacctccaagCAGGTGTGCGTGTTCGACCCCAGCAAGGAGGCAGCCCTGGAGCATCGTACCCGGCGGACACAGGTGCTCACGAACTGCTGGGAGAACAAGTCCAAAATGAACTATGCCCGCTGCTTCCACAAAATGATCTCCTACAACGGGAAGCTGTATGTCTTCGGAGGGGTTTGCGTCATCCTTCGTGCCTCCTTCGAGTCCCAGGGCTGCCCCTCCACGGAGGTCTACAATCCAGAAACCGATGAGTGGACCATCTTGGCATCCATGCCTATTGGGAGGAGCGGGCACGGGGTGGCGGTGCTAGACAGGCAGATCATGGTTCTGGGGGGGCTGTGTTACAACGGCCATTACAGCGACTCCATCCTTACGTTTGACCCCGAGGACAACAAGTGGAAAGAGGACGAGTACCCGCGGATGCCTTGTAAGCTGGACGGCTTGCAGGTGTGCAGCCTGCACTTTCCAGATTATGTACTGGAACACATGCGGCGTTGTAGCTGA
- the eif2s3 gene encoding eukaryotic translation initiation factor 2 subunit 3, with protein MAGDESGVTLGQPHLSKQDLRTLDVTKLTPLSPEIISRQATINIGTIGHVAHGKSTVVKAISGVHTVRFKNELERNITIKLGYANAKVYKLNDPSCPRPECYRSCGSSTPDEFPTDLPGTKGNFKLVRHVSFVDCPGHDILMATMLNGAAVMDAALLLIAGNESCPQPQTSEHLAAIEIMKLKHILILQNKIDLVKESQAKEQYEQILAFVQGTVAEGAPIIPISAQLKYNIEVVCEYIVKKIPVPVRDFTSEPRLIVIRSFDVNKPGCEVDDLKGGVAGGSILKGVLKVGQEIEVRPGIVSKDHEGKLMCKPIFSKIVSLFAEHNDLLYGAPGGLIGVGTKIDPTLCRADRMVGQVLGAVGALPEIFTELEISYFLLRRLLGVRTEGDKKAAKVSEESRALHIVSVSV; from the exons ATGGCGGGTGACGAGTCAGGAGTAACGCTAGGGCAGCCCCATCTTTCTAAGCAAGATCTCCGCACTTTG GATGTGACCAAATTGACTCCCCTTTCTCCAGAAATCATCAGCAGGCAAGCCACAATTAACATCG gtacAATTGGCCATGTAGCTCACGGAAAGTCTACAGTGGTGAAGGCTATCTCAGGCGTTCATACCGTCAGATTCAAAAATGAGCTGGAGAGGAACATTACTATAAAACTCGGCTACGCTAATGCAAAG GTGTACAAATTAAATGATCCCAGTTGCCCGCGGCCTGAATGCTACAGATCCTGTGGCAGCAGCACTCCAGATGAGTTCCCCACAGATCTCCCTGGCACTAAAGGGAATTTTAAACTAGTCAG GCACGTGTCTTTCGTGGACTGTCCCGGGCACGACATTCTGATGGCGACCATGTTGAACGGCGCAGCGGTCATGGATGCAGCTCTTCTGTTGATAG CTGGCAATGAGTCCTGCCCTCAGCCTCAGACCTCGGAACACCTTGCAGCCATTGAAATCATGAAACTGAAACACATTCTGATTCTGCAGAACAAAATCGATCTGGTTAAAGAAAGCCAAGCCAAGGAGCAGTATGAACAGATCCTTGCATTCGTGCAGG GCACAGTTGCAGAAGGAGCCCCTATTATCCCCATCTCTGCCCAGCTGAAATACAACATAGAGGTCGTGTGCGAGTACATTGTAAAGAAGATCCCAGTTCCTGTGCGAGACTTCACCTCAGAACCAAGGCTTATTG TAATTCGATCGTTTGATGTCAACAAGCCTGGTTGTGAGGTTGATGACCTCAAAGGAGGGGTAGCAGGAGGCAGTATACTGAAAGGAGTGTTGAAG GTTGGGCAGGAGATTGAAGTCAGGCCTGGCATTGTCTCCAAGGACCATGAAGGCAAACTCATGTGCAAGCCAATCTTCTCCAAGATCGTCTCGCTGTTCGCAGAACACAATGACCTGCTCTACGGTGCACCTGGGGGTCTTATCG GTGTTGGCACGAAGATCGACCCGACGCTGTGCCGTGCGGACCGAATGGTGGGGCAGGTCCTGGGAGCCGTGGGGGCGCTGCCTGAGATCTTCACAGAGCTGGAAATCTCCTACTTCCTGCTCCGACGACTGCTCGGCGTGCGTACAGAGGGGGACAAAAAGGCAGCCAAGGTCAGTGAGGAGAGCAGGGCTCTTCACATCGTTTCTGTGTCTGTTTAA
- the LOC121302578 gene encoding eukaryotic translation initiation factor 2 subunit 3-like, giving the protein MGTVAEGAPIIPISAQLKYNIEVVCEYIVKKIPVPVRDFTSEPRLIVIRSFDVNKPGCEVDDLKGGVAGGSILKGVLKVGQEIEVRPGIVSKDHEGKLMCKPIFSKIVSLFAEHNDLLYGAPGGLIGVGTKIDPTLCRADRMVGQVLGAVGALPEIFTELEISYFLLRRLLGVRTEGDKKAAKVSEESRALHIVSVSV; this is encoded by the exons ATGG GCACAGTTGCAGAAGGAGCCCCTATTATCCCCATCTCTGCCCAGCTGAAATACAACATAGAGGTCGTGTGCGAGTACATTGTAAAGAAGATCCCAGTTCCTGTGCGAGACTTCACCTCAGAACCAAGGCTTATTG TAATTCGATCGTTTGATGTCAACAAGCCTGGTTGTGAGGTTGATGACCTCAAAGGAGGGGTAGCAGGAGGCAGTATACTGAAAGGAGTGTTGAAG GTTGGGCAGGAGATTGAAGTCAGGCCTGGCATTGTCTCCAAGGACCATGAAGGCAAACTCATGTGCAAGCCAATCTTCTCCAAGATCGTCTCGCTGTTCGCAGAACACAATGACCTGCTCTACGGTGCACCTGGGGGTCTTATCG GTGTTGGCACGAAGATCGACCCGACGCTGTGCCGTGCGGACCGAATGGTGGGGCAGGTCCTGGGAGCCGTGGGGGCGCTGCCTGAGATCTTCACAGAGCTGGAAATCTCCTACTTCCTGCTCCGACGACTGCTCGGCGTGCGTACAGAGGGGGACAAAAAGGCAGCCAAGGTCAGTGAGGAGAGCAGGGCTCTTCACATCGTTTCTGTGTCTGTTTAA
- the LOC121302790 gene encoding zinc finger X-chromosomal protein isoform X1, producing the protein MDGDVTALELHPQETKVIFDASENDANTSALINGDDIVVEVQETVYVSEVVCSDVTVHSLAPEDLDTVVIQDAIEDVVAEYVQASPQAEEPETVPEGVLDTDVTAEVSLDPCPVPEDALSPEVIASAQEGALETQSMHLTEVGAVEGVAHANSSAADIPVDELQVDIVPEEVLVTNCSSEAVIDADGIPVEDQTSCEDFLMISLDEHGKIVQDENGEMSMDTGMSEHNDPSKEDSAEVIKVYIFKADSGEDDLGGTVDIEESENDNGVVELLQQAGIGCASREKMVYMTVNDSQQEDLNVADIADEVYMEVVVGGEEAVAHEREYDSSALSKDYMPVAWAAAYGHDESEAVENRHGAASALLHIDDSVNTEKLGKQKSKKRKRVDTRQFQTVKTPNHQQIYNGRSRAAIIIGPYGQPLTVYPCVICGKKFKSRGFLKRHMKNHPEILNKKRYQCTDCDFTTNKKASLHNHMESHKLTSKVEKAVECDECEQEFPHAGALYTHKMVHREKATTKMHVCKFCDYETAEQGLLNRHLLAVHSKNFPHICVECGKGFRHPSELKKHMRTHTGEKPYQCLYCEYKSADSSNLKTHVKTKHSKEMPYKCERCFQTFAEAEELLHHTLTHEEGKTHQCSHCDHKSSNSSDLKRHVISVHTKDYPHKCDVCFKGFHRPSELKKHMTSHRNKKVHQCRHCDFKISDPFVLSRHILSVHTKDQPFACKRCKRSFGQRNDLKKHVKVHRGRRMYQCQYCDYSTADASGFKRHVISIHTKEYPHRCDYCTKGFRRPSEKNQHIMRHHKDMVSAE; encoded by the exons ATGGATGGAGATGTAACTGCACTTGAACTGCATCCACAAGAGACCAAGGTGATTTTTGATGCATCAG aAAACGATGCCAACACCAGTGCTCTCATCAACGGAGATGATATCGTGGTTGAAGTGCAAGAAACTGTCTATGTTTCAGAGGTGGTGTGCTCGGATGTGACAGTCCACAGCTTAGCCCCTGAAGACCTGGACACAGTGGTGATCCAGGATGCCATCGAGGATGTTGTTGCAGAGTATGTGCAGGCCAGCCCGCAGGCAGAGGAGCCTGAAACAGTTCCCGAGGGGGTGTTGGACACAGACGTCACCGCGGAGGTCTCTTTGGATCCCTGTCCAGTACCAGAAGATGCTCTGTCTCCCGAGGTCATTGCCTCCGCACAGGAGGGTGCTCTGGAGACCCAGTCCATGCACTTGACTGAGGTGGGGGCTGTAGAAGGTGTTGCGCATGCCAACAGCTCTGCAGCAGACATCCCCGTGGATGAGCTGCAAGTGGACATCGTTCCTGAAGAAGTTCTGGTGACAAACTGTTCCTCCGAGGCTGTGATTGACGCCGATGGGATTCCAGTGGAGGACCAGACTAGCTGCGAGGATTTCTTGATGATTTCTT TGGATGAGCATGGTAAAATTGTACAGGATGAAAATGGAGAGATGTCCATGGATACAGGCATGTCAGAACACAACGACCCCTCGAAAGAAGACAGCGCCGAAGTCATTAAGGTCTACATCTTTAAAGCTGACTCTGGAGAAGATGACCTTG GCGGTACAGTTGATATAGAAGAGAGTGAAAATGATAATGGAGTGGTGGAGTTACTGCAACAGGCAGGCATTGGCTGTGCCTCCAGAGAGAAGATGGTTTATATGACAGTAAATGACTCCCAGCAAGAAGACCTCA ACGTTGCTGACATTGCTGATGAGGTGTACATGGAGGTGGTAGTCGGAGGGGAGGAGGCGGTGGCGCATGAACGAGAATATGACAGCTCAGCCCTCAGCAAAGACTACATGCCTGTAGCATGGGCGGCTGCATACG GTCATGATGAAAGTGAGGCTGTTGAGAACAGGCACGGTGCTGCTAGTGCGCTCCTGCACATCGATGATTCTGTGAACACAGAGAAGCTGGGGAAGCAGAAGAGCAAGAAGAGGAAGAGAGTCGACACCAGGCAGTTCCAGACAG TTAAGACGCCAAACCATCAGCAAATCTACAATGGCAGAAGTAGAGCAG CTATTATTATTGGCCCTTACGGACAGCCGTTGACAGTCTACCCTTGTGTCATTTGTGGAAAGAAATTTAAATCCAGAGGATTTCTTAAGAGGCACATGAAGAACCATCCTGAAATcctaaacaaaaaaagataccAGTGCACGGACTGTGACTTCACGACCAACAAGAAAGCCAGTCTGCATAATCACATGGAGAGTCACAAGCTCACGAGCAAAGTGGAGAAAGCCGTCGAGTGCGACGAGTGTGAGCAGGAGTTTCCACACGCGGGTGCATTGTACACCCACAAGATGGTTCACAGGGAGAAGGCAACCACTAAGATGCACGTGTGCAAATTCTGTGACTACGAAACAGCAGAGCAGGGCCTGCTGAACCGGCACCTCCTGGCCGTGCACAGCAAGAACTTTCCTCACATCTGCGTGGAGTGCGGGAAGGGTTTCCGCCACCCTTCAGAGCTCAAGAAACACATGAGAacacacactggagagaaaccgtacCAGTGCCTTTACTGCGAGTACAAATCTGCCGACTCATCCAATCTTAAAACACACGTGAAGACTAAGCACAGCAAAGAGATGCCGTACAAATGCGAGCGCTGCTTCCAGACCTTCGCGGAGGCAGAGGAACTCCTGCATCACACCCTCACTCATGAAGAAGGCAAAACCCACCAGTGTTCGCACTGTGACCACAAGAGCTCCAACTCCAGCGATTTGAAAAGGCACGTCATCTCGGTTCATACCAAGGACTATCCGCACAAGTGCGACGTGTGCTTCAAAGGGTTTCACCGCCCCTCCGAGCTCAAGAAGCACATGACGTCACACCGGAACAAGAAGGTGCACCAGTGCCGGCACTGCGACTTTAAGATCTCCGATCCGTTCGTCCTGAGCCGCCACATCCTGTCTGTGCACACCAAAGACCAGCCGTTTGCGTGCAAGCGCTGTAAAAGGAGCTTCGGGCAGCGGAATGACCTGAAGAAGCACGTCAAGGTCCACAGAGGCAGGCGGATGTACCAGTGCCAGTACTGCGATTACAGCACGGCCGACGCGTCGGGATTCAAGAGGCACGTCATTTCCATCCACACGAAAGAATATCCCCACCGCTGCGACTACTGCACTAAAGGCTTCCGGAGACCGTCTGAGAAGAACCAGCACATCATGAGGCATCATAAAGACATGGTGTCAGCAGAGTGA
- the LOC121302790 gene encoding zinc finger X-chromosomal protein isoform X3 gives MDGDVTALELHPQETKVIFDASENDANTSALINGDDIVVEVQETVYVSEVVCSDVTVHSLAPEDLDTVVIQDAIEDVVAEYVQASPQAEEPETVPEGVLDTDVTAEVSLDPCPVPEDALSPEVIASAQEGALETQSMHLTEVGAVEGVAHANSSAADIPVDELQVDIVPEEVLVTNCSSEAVIDADGIPVEDQTSCEDFLMISLDEHGKIVQDENGEMSMDTGMSEHNDPSKEDSAEVIKVYIFKADSGEDDLGGTVDIEESENDNGVVELLQQAGIGCASREKMVYMTVNDSQQEDLNVADIADEVYMEVVVGGEEAVAHEREYDSSALSKDYMPVAWAAAYGHDESEAVENRHGAASALLHIDDSVNTEKLGKQKSKKRKRVDTRQFQTVKTPNHQQIYNGRSRAVLARCSLLVSLQVGSIIIKRELHPRRYF, from the exons ATGGATGGAGATGTAACTGCACTTGAACTGCATCCACAAGAGACCAAGGTGATTTTTGATGCATCAG aAAACGATGCCAACACCAGTGCTCTCATCAACGGAGATGATATCGTGGTTGAAGTGCAAGAAACTGTCTATGTTTCAGAGGTGGTGTGCTCGGATGTGACAGTCCACAGCTTAGCCCCTGAAGACCTGGACACAGTGGTGATCCAGGATGCCATCGAGGATGTTGTTGCAGAGTATGTGCAGGCCAGCCCGCAGGCAGAGGAGCCTGAAACAGTTCCCGAGGGGGTGTTGGACACAGACGTCACCGCGGAGGTCTCTTTGGATCCCTGTCCAGTACCAGAAGATGCTCTGTCTCCCGAGGTCATTGCCTCCGCACAGGAGGGTGCTCTGGAGACCCAGTCCATGCACTTGACTGAGGTGGGGGCTGTAGAAGGTGTTGCGCATGCCAACAGCTCTGCAGCAGACATCCCCGTGGATGAGCTGCAAGTGGACATCGTTCCTGAAGAAGTTCTGGTGACAAACTGTTCCTCCGAGGCTGTGATTGACGCCGATGGGATTCCAGTGGAGGACCAGACTAGCTGCGAGGATTTCTTGATGATTTCTT TGGATGAGCATGGTAAAATTGTACAGGATGAAAATGGAGAGATGTCCATGGATACAGGCATGTCAGAACACAACGACCCCTCGAAAGAAGACAGCGCCGAAGTCATTAAGGTCTACATCTTTAAAGCTGACTCTGGAGAAGATGACCTTG GCGGTACAGTTGATATAGAAGAGAGTGAAAATGATAATGGAGTGGTGGAGTTACTGCAACAGGCAGGCATTGGCTGTGCCTCCAGAGAGAAGATGGTTTATATGACAGTAAATGACTCCCAGCAAGAAGACCTCA ACGTTGCTGACATTGCTGATGAGGTGTACATGGAGGTGGTAGTCGGAGGGGAGGAGGCGGTGGCGCATGAACGAGAATATGACAGCTCAGCCCTCAGCAAAGACTACATGCCTGTAGCATGGGCGGCTGCATACG GTCATGATGAAAGTGAGGCTGTTGAGAACAGGCACGGTGCTGCTAGTGCGCTCCTGCACATCGATGATTCTGTGAACACAGAGAAGCTGGGGAAGCAGAAGAGCAAGAAGAGGAAGAGAGTCGACACCAGGCAGTTCCAGACAG TTAAGACGCCAAACCATCAGCAAATCTACAATGGCAGAAGTAGAGCAG TGCTGGCAcgatgcagcctgcttgtttctctccAGGTTGGCTCTATCATTATTAAAAGAGAACTCCACCCCCGCAGGTACTTTTAG
- the LOC121302790 gene encoding zinc finger X-chromosomal protein isoform X2, which produces MDGDVTALELHPQETKVIFDASENDANTSALINGDDIVVEVQETVYVSEVVCSDVTVHSLAPEDLDTVVIQDAIEDVVAEYVQASPQAEEPETVPEGVLDTDVTAEVSLDPCPVPEDALSPEVIASAQEGALETQSMHLTEVGAVEGVAHANSSAADIPVDELQVDIVPEEVLVTNCSSEAVIDADGIPVEDQTSCEDFLMISLDEHGKIVQDENGEMSMDTGMSEHNDPSKEDSAEVIKVYIFKADSGEDDLGGTVDIEESENDNGVVELLQQAGIGCASREKMVYMTVNDSQQEDLNVADIADEVYMEVVVGGEEAVAHEREYDSSALSKDYMPVAWAAAYGHDESEAVENRHGAASALLHIDDSVNTEKLGKQKSKKRKRVDTRQFQTAIIIGPYGQPLTVYPCVICGKKFKSRGFLKRHMKNHPEILNKKRYQCTDCDFTTNKKASLHNHMESHKLTSKVEKAVECDECEQEFPHAGALYTHKMVHREKATTKMHVCKFCDYETAEQGLLNRHLLAVHSKNFPHICVECGKGFRHPSELKKHMRTHTGEKPYQCLYCEYKSADSSNLKTHVKTKHSKEMPYKCERCFQTFAEAEELLHHTLTHEEGKTHQCSHCDHKSSNSSDLKRHVISVHTKDYPHKCDVCFKGFHRPSELKKHMTSHRNKKVHQCRHCDFKISDPFVLSRHILSVHTKDQPFACKRCKRSFGQRNDLKKHVKVHRGRRMYQCQYCDYSTADASGFKRHVISIHTKEYPHRCDYCTKGFRRPSEKNQHIMRHHKDMVSAE; this is translated from the exons ATGGATGGAGATGTAACTGCACTTGAACTGCATCCACAAGAGACCAAGGTGATTTTTGATGCATCAG aAAACGATGCCAACACCAGTGCTCTCATCAACGGAGATGATATCGTGGTTGAAGTGCAAGAAACTGTCTATGTTTCAGAGGTGGTGTGCTCGGATGTGACAGTCCACAGCTTAGCCCCTGAAGACCTGGACACAGTGGTGATCCAGGATGCCATCGAGGATGTTGTTGCAGAGTATGTGCAGGCCAGCCCGCAGGCAGAGGAGCCTGAAACAGTTCCCGAGGGGGTGTTGGACACAGACGTCACCGCGGAGGTCTCTTTGGATCCCTGTCCAGTACCAGAAGATGCTCTGTCTCCCGAGGTCATTGCCTCCGCACAGGAGGGTGCTCTGGAGACCCAGTCCATGCACTTGACTGAGGTGGGGGCTGTAGAAGGTGTTGCGCATGCCAACAGCTCTGCAGCAGACATCCCCGTGGATGAGCTGCAAGTGGACATCGTTCCTGAAGAAGTTCTGGTGACAAACTGTTCCTCCGAGGCTGTGATTGACGCCGATGGGATTCCAGTGGAGGACCAGACTAGCTGCGAGGATTTCTTGATGATTTCTT TGGATGAGCATGGTAAAATTGTACAGGATGAAAATGGAGAGATGTCCATGGATACAGGCATGTCAGAACACAACGACCCCTCGAAAGAAGACAGCGCCGAAGTCATTAAGGTCTACATCTTTAAAGCTGACTCTGGAGAAGATGACCTTG GCGGTACAGTTGATATAGAAGAGAGTGAAAATGATAATGGAGTGGTGGAGTTACTGCAACAGGCAGGCATTGGCTGTGCCTCCAGAGAGAAGATGGTTTATATGACAGTAAATGACTCCCAGCAAGAAGACCTCA ACGTTGCTGACATTGCTGATGAGGTGTACATGGAGGTGGTAGTCGGAGGGGAGGAGGCGGTGGCGCATGAACGAGAATATGACAGCTCAGCCCTCAGCAAAGACTACATGCCTGTAGCATGGGCGGCTGCATACG GTCATGATGAAAGTGAGGCTGTTGAGAACAGGCACGGTGCTGCTAGTGCGCTCCTGCACATCGATGATTCTGTGAACACAGAGAAGCTGGGGAAGCAGAAGAGCAAGAAGAGGAAGAGAGTCGACACCAGGCAGTTCCAGACAG CTATTATTATTGGCCCTTACGGACAGCCGTTGACAGTCTACCCTTGTGTCATTTGTGGAAAGAAATTTAAATCCAGAGGATTTCTTAAGAGGCACATGAAGAACCATCCTGAAATcctaaacaaaaaaagataccAGTGCACGGACTGTGACTTCACGACCAACAAGAAAGCCAGTCTGCATAATCACATGGAGAGTCACAAGCTCACGAGCAAAGTGGAGAAAGCCGTCGAGTGCGACGAGTGTGAGCAGGAGTTTCCACACGCGGGTGCATTGTACACCCACAAGATGGTTCACAGGGAGAAGGCAACCACTAAGATGCACGTGTGCAAATTCTGTGACTACGAAACAGCAGAGCAGGGCCTGCTGAACCGGCACCTCCTGGCCGTGCACAGCAAGAACTTTCCTCACATCTGCGTGGAGTGCGGGAAGGGTTTCCGCCACCCTTCAGAGCTCAAGAAACACATGAGAacacacactggagagaaaccgtacCAGTGCCTTTACTGCGAGTACAAATCTGCCGACTCATCCAATCTTAAAACACACGTGAAGACTAAGCACAGCAAAGAGATGCCGTACAAATGCGAGCGCTGCTTCCAGACCTTCGCGGAGGCAGAGGAACTCCTGCATCACACCCTCACTCATGAAGAAGGCAAAACCCACCAGTGTTCGCACTGTGACCACAAGAGCTCCAACTCCAGCGATTTGAAAAGGCACGTCATCTCGGTTCATACCAAGGACTATCCGCACAAGTGCGACGTGTGCTTCAAAGGGTTTCACCGCCCCTCCGAGCTCAAGAAGCACATGACGTCACACCGGAACAAGAAGGTGCACCAGTGCCGGCACTGCGACTTTAAGATCTCCGATCCGTTCGTCCTGAGCCGCCACATCCTGTCTGTGCACACCAAAGACCAGCCGTTTGCGTGCAAGCGCTGTAAAAGGAGCTTCGGGCAGCGGAATGACCTGAAGAAGCACGTCAAGGTCCACAGAGGCAGGCGGATGTACCAGTGCCAGTACTGCGATTACAGCACGGCCGACGCGTCGGGATTCAAGAGGCACGTCATTTCCATCCACACGAAAGAATATCCCCACCGCTGCGACTACTGCACTAAAGGCTTCCGGAGACCGTCTGAGAAGAACCAGCACATCATGAGGCATCATAAAGACATGGTGTCAGCAGAGTGA